In Candidatus Schekmanbacteria bacterium, the DNA window AAGAAAAGTCACAACAGAAATAACTTAGATAAGACCAAAAATTATTTGAATATTTAATCATATGAACAAATGTCTTGATTTTTCAAAAAAATTTTTTTAATCATACTTCGAAATTTCCATATCATTCACCAAATAGATATATTGAATATAACTTATAGGAGTATAAAAATGAGATTGAAAGACAAAACTGCAGTAGTAACAGGCGCGGCTGGCGCTATAGGAGGAGCGATATCAGAAAGATTTGCAGAAGAAGGAGCAAAAGTAGTTTTGACTGACATCAATGAAGAAGGTGGGAATAAAATCGTTGAAAGAATCAAGTCCAAAGGTGGTGAAGCAACCTTTATCCGCGCTGATGCATTTATAGAAAATGAGCTCATAGATATGATAAACAAAAGCATAGAAACATATGGGCAGATAGATATTCTCGTCAATAATGTGGGATATGATTTTGACATTATGAAGGGATTGGATGAAATTTGCGCAGAAAACTGGAATAAATGCATCAACTTGAATTTGGTTTCATTTTTCATCTGCACAAGAGAAGCTGCAAAAGGAATGATGGAAAGAAGATACGGCAAGATTATAAATATGTCCTCCATTTCAAGGCGTGGAAATGCCATTCAACTTATTTATTCAGCAACGAAAGCAGGGATAGAAGGATTTACTCGCTCATGTGCAGCTTATTTGGGGCCCTATAATGTAAATGTAAACGCAATAGCGCCTGCACTGATTGAAACTGAAAGCATAAAATCACAAATATCAAAAGAAGAATGGGAAGCATTGAAAGCAGATTGTGAATTCCGCTATCCTTTGGGAAGGGTTGGACAGCCCATTGATGTTGCAAATTGCGCCCTTTTTCTTGCATCAGACGAATCATCTTTTATAACAGGACAAACGATTGAAGTTTCTGGAGGCGCACGTCTATAAACGAATATTCTGAAGCCAAAAAAAATAAATTTAAAAATAATTTACATCTCCTAAATAATTAATTTACGATTTTTTTTATCATTGAAGGTTGAACG includes these proteins:
- a CDS encoding SDR family oxidoreductase, whose product is MRLKDKTAVVTGAAGAIGGAISERFAEEGAKVVLTDINEEGGNKIVERIKSKGGEATFIRADAFIENELIDMINKSIETYGQIDILVNNVGYDFDIMKGLDEICAENWNKCINLNLVSFFICTREAAKGMMERRYGKIINMSSISRRGNAIQLIYSATKAGIEGFTRSCAAYLGPYNVNVNAIAPALIETESIKSQISKEEWEALKADCEFRYPLGRVGQPIDVANCALFLASDESSFITGQTIEVSGGARL